Proteins from a genomic interval of Peromyscus leucopus breed LL Stock chromosome 12, UCI_PerLeu_2.1, whole genome shotgun sequence:
- the LOC119088862 gene encoding myosin-15-like, whose translation MQLEARGKALSGREEEEEEINSELTARGRKLEDECSELKKEINDLETILVKSEEKCAAEHEVRILTEEVHSLNEAVSKLRRAGQVMQEAQPQTQEHLHTEEEKLSILSKASLKQGQQVDM comes from the exons ATGcagctggaggccagaggcaagGCGCTGTCTGggcgggaggaggaagaagaggagataaATTCTGAGCTGACTGCCAGGGGGCGGAAACTGGAAGATGAATGTTCTGAGTTGAAAAAGGAAATCAATGACCTGGAAACAATCTTGGTGAAGTCAGAGGAGAAGTGTGCAGCGGAGCACGAG GTCAGGATCCTGACAGAGGAAGTGCACTCTCTAAATGAGGCGGTCAGCAAACTTCGCAGAGCAGGGCAGGTCATGCAGGAGGCCCAGCCGCAGACCCAGGAGCATCTGcacacagaggaggagaaacTCAGCATCTTGAGCAAAGCAAGCCTGAAGCAGGGCCAGCAAGTTGATATGTGA